In Phycisphaerae bacterium, the DNA window GCACGGCGTGGGTTGCTCCGGTCTCCAGGCATACGGCTCCGGATCGGCAGGCGATCCAGGTTCTTCCTTTCGAATCGGAGGCGATCGCGCTGGCGTGCGTGAACTCGTCGCTGGGAAGCCCCCGCTCAGATTCCAAGTCGAACATGCAATATCCCCGCAGGGACCCGACCACGAGTGCGGCATCGCCGGACTTGGCCAGAGAGGCGACGAACGGGCTTGTGAGGCCATCCTCGATGCTGAAACTTCGGATCTCCGGCGAGCGCAGCAGATATGCTCCGCCGCCAAAAGTGCCGATCCAGATTTGATCATCGAAGTCTATCAACACAGCGTGGACGTCATCCTGAAGTAGACCATTGTGCCGATCGATGGCCTCGAACCGGTTATTTCGAAACCGGAACACGCCACGCTCCGTGCCGATCCAGATTTCACCATTTGCTCGTTCGGCAATGGAATTGACTTCATCATTGAGCAGGCCGTCAGCCGCGGTGTATTTGCGGATTCCGTCCGCGTTCAGTCGGTAGAGCCCGGGCTTACCACGGTGTCCCACCCAGATCGCGCCGTTTGCGCCATGGTGCAGACGCAGTGTTCGGCCTTCGATCTCATCCCGGAGGTGGAATTGCTCACCATCCGGCCGAATCTCGATAAGCTCCTCGACGGTCCCAACCCAGATGGTTTGATCGACAAGCAGAAAGTCCTCAACTCGCATTCCCGTGGTGCGTTCGATCAAAGTCACGGAGTGGGTGTCTCCGTTCGCCGCCAATCGATGCAGTCCGTCAATTGTTCCGGCCCAGACCGTTCCGTCCGGCATGCGCTTCAGGCGATTGATCGGCAGAGTTGCCAGTTGCGGCGGAACGGGCCTTGGTTCGAGCGATTCCATGTCGAGTGCCAGGAGTCCGTGGCCCGTACCTATCCAGAGCGTACCCGATGTGTCAGAAGCGATGGTGTGCGCACTGCGTCCCCAATCTGACGAGATGTTGGACGGTGAACGACCCGTCGGCGCACTGACCAATTCGAAGCCGTTGGTTCTCCATCGCCACACGCCCATCTCGCTACCGAGCCAGATTTCGCCGGATGAATCTTCGTGGATATCGTAGACAATCACTCCCTGAAGCAGGTCAAAGCTCGAAAGTGGAAAGTTGGCGGCGAAGGTCGAATGCGGCAGCCACAGGAACGCCGCCGAGGCAGTCATTCGGATGAGCAACGTTACCCGATGGGGGACGTGTGTCAGCGCGGTCATGGTCGTGCATCCATGCGGCGAGCGCGGTCGCCGTGGCGAGGAAAAAAAACACGACGGGCCGGTCTTCACCGTGGGAAGAACGGAGATCGAATTTCTGATTGCAATAGGTCTGCGCCCGAAGCGGATATGATATCGGAAGGAGTGTGTCTCCGCAACTTGTCACCGGTCGGACACGATTTGGGTAGTCCGCGATAAAGTCCGGAAATGCAGAGGTCGGCGCATGTCGCGCCGACCTCGTGAATTTGACGGCAACCTGAGTGAGGCGGGGCCTTCGACTAGTCCTCGCTCTTGGCATCGCCTCGGGCGAAGATGCTCGCCACATAGTTCAGCACGTCTGTCGCGCTTTGCTCGTTGTAGCCGAAGTACTTGATCAACCGCTGCTTCACCACGTCGATCTTGGCTTGGGTTTCGTCATCGACGACGCCGCTTACGACATTCTTCAGCTTGATCGTGTCGCGTTGATCTTCGAAGAGCTTCAACTCGAGCGCCTTATGCAGCCGGGCGTTGGTGTTGTAGTCAAACTTCTTGCCATCGAGAGACAAGGCCCCGATGTAATTCATGATCTCCTGCCGGAAGTCGTCCTTTCGGCTGTCGGGGATGTCTATCTTCTCTTCGATTGATCGCATCAGCCGTTCATCCGGATCCTCATCGCGACCGGTGTACTTGTTGCGAACCTTTTCTCGCTGGGTGTAGGCGCGAACGTTTTCGATGTAGTTCGACGCAAGCCTGCGGATCGCGTCTTCGTCGGCGCTGATCGCTCGCTGCACTTCGGACTTGAGGATGTCCTCATACTCCTCGCGAACGACGTTGAGCAGTTCCTTGTATTCCTTCTTCAGGTCCTCGTCGCTGATCAGCGAGTGATGGGATAGTCCGCCTTCGAGTTCATTCATCACCATGAACGGGTTGATACCCTTCTCCTTGATGCCTTGATCACTGACGAGTGCGTTTGAGATCTTGTCCTGGATGTATCGTGGGCTGATGCCCTGCATCCCTTCGCGTGGCGCTTCCTCCATCAGTTCTCGAACGCTGTCTTCAGTAAAGCCAGGAATGCTCTTGCCGTTGTACAGCTTCAGTTTCTGCAAGCGAGTGAGGCCGGCCTTTTTCGGCTCTTCGAGTCGCGTCAGCACTGCCCACATCGCGGCGACTTCGACGGTATGAGGAGCGATGTGCATGCCGCGGACGCGCTCCTTGTTGAAGTCCTTCTCATATATCTTGATTTCATCATCGAGGACAACATTGTAGGGGACATCGATCTTGATCGTGCGATCGCGAAAAGCCTCCATCAATTCGTTGCTCTGGAGCTTCTTGTACTCCGGCTCGTTTGTGTGCCCGATGATGACTTCGTCGATGTGGGTCTGGGCGAACTTCTTCGGCTTGATCATGTGCTCCTGCGACGCGCCAAGCAGGTCGTAGAGAAATGCGACATCCAGCTTCAGCGCTTCGATGAATTCGATCATGCCTCGATTGGCGATGTTCAACTCGCCGTCGAAATTGAACGCGCGGGGGTCTGAATCCGAGCCATACTCCGCAATTTTTCGGAAGTTGATGTCGCCGGTCAGTTCCGTCGAGTCTTGGTTCTTTTCATCTTTGGGCTGGAAGGTGCCGATTCCGCGGCGATCCTTTTCGCTGATCAGAAATCGCTTGACGATGACATGATCCATCACCTTGCGCCAGTTTCCGTCGTATCGCTTAAGGAGGTCTTCGAACGTCCTGCGGCAGAACGGATCGAGATCACCGTCGACGCTGATCTGCTGTTCAGGCGGTAGATTCTCGTTGAGCATGGCGAGCACTTCGCGTCGCGCCGACATGGGGATCAGCTTGAGCGGCTCCTCGTGCATGGGGCAGGGGACGATATCGTATTCGCCATCTCCCCGCGGCAGTTTCCATGCGAAGGTGTACATCTTGCCTTCGTCGAGCCGGGAGTAGTATTCAATGCCCTTCTTGAGCAGGCGGCAGATCGTGGATTTTGCCGAGCCAACCGGGCCGTGCAGCAGCAGAATGCGCCGCTCGGTTCCATACCCTTGCGCCGCGGACTTGAAGAAGTCGACGAGGTGCATCAAAGACCGCTCGAGGCCGAAGATGCCGTCATCGCCGTGATCGATCGGATCATTGAAGAAGTTGTACTTCACGAACTCTCGGCGGAACTTCGTCCTTCGTTCGACGCCGAAGTGATTGATCATGTCATAAATCCGCTGAAAGGCGTTGCGGGCGACCTTGGGATTCCGCATGACGATGTCGATGTACTCGTCGAATGTGCCCTCCCAGTGTTCCTCTCGAAAGCCTTGCGGATCCAGTCGCTTATCCACCAGTTCGTAAACCGAATTCTTGCCGGGCATCATCAATTGCCTCCCATCAGGAAACGACATCGCCGACGGCCGGACGTGAGTCGACCGCCTCTTAAAATCGGACGGATAGCTCGCGGCACCGAGCCTGTTGCTCGCAAAAAATGCTTCCCAATCAAATGATATAGGACGTCATGCCGAAGTCAAGGAAATGCTCGCCGTAAATCGTTAATGCGTATGGACATACGGAGCATGGGAGGTGTTCAGGGTTGCTCGCGGGGAACGATTCGGAAGAGGATCCCGCTGGGAATCAGTCTGAATCGTTCCCGCATCCAGAGCGGAACGTAGTCCGGCAGGTCGGAGCAGACAAAGGCTTTGCCGGCAAGGACGAACGGTTCGACTGCTTCGGGTGTCCGGTCGATGACGGGCGGAAGCGGAATCGTGTCGTGACCTGTTGTCAGGGTCACGCCCGGGTAACGGCCGACGATGTCCCGGTAGTAAACGAGAACGTTCTTGATGGTCGTGTCGGCGTAAATCAGGCCGTCGGGTTGGGCAATCGCGAACGCGGCTTCGGCAAAACGAGTCGCGCTGGTCTCGCCGTTCTTCCAGGGTTGTATGAAATACCGAAGCGTGTCGCGGTAGGGGATGTCGCGCTTCGCACCAATGTCGATCTTGAACCGATCAAGTGCGAACGGTGCCAGCACGTAGATCGCGACCGGCATCAATGCGAACGCGGTCAACATGAAACGAATTGCGGGTTTGAATGTGACATCGGAATATGCCGTGACTTCGGCACGATCGTCCCGATTCAGTCTTTCACCTCTGGCGAGGGCAATCGACCCCGATGCAATCGCCAGTGCGGTAATGACGTAGCAGGGTGTGAAGAAAACGAACTGGTCCGGCACCAGATATCGGAACGCGAAGACAAAATCGACAACGAAGATGAGGGTGGCGAATACTCCGAACCGGCGATTGCCCGCACGGCGCCACAGGTTCCAGAATCCAATGGGCGCGAGTGCGAGAAGCGGAGTCGGGAAATTCATTACAAAATACTGGACAGATCGCACAATCTGCCTCGCCAGGGAAAATGTCGTGGCGAGAACTCGCTGCGAACGATCGGGTGGGCCTACGAGCGATTCCTTCAGTACCAGTAGCGCGCCGCGGCCGGTCGCCAAATCGTCCATGATTAACAATGTATAAGGTAGCGAACCGATCACAAAAGCCACGACAGCCGGCACGAGCTGGCGGGGCGACAGTTCTCGCGATCGGAGGGCGGAGACGATCAGGACGACATATGCCGGGGCGTGGAGCAGCGCGAGCAGATGGTTGGAGACACTCAGGCCGTTGACGAATATCGCGGAATAGAGCCAGCACGCGCGATTCGTGACAAGGAAGCGTTGCACGAACCATAGTTCAAGCAAGAGGCCCAGGGCGTACAGGTTGTACACTTCCGCAATGACGCTATGGGTCCAGAATGTGTGGCTGACGGCCAATGCGATCGTCCCGATCACGCCGACGGTGATTGATCGTGTGAGGTTGATCAATAGATGCATCATGACCGCCAGCGAGGCGGCGCCCACAAATGCTGAGAAAAGATTGACTCTCCACGCAAAGTCGCCAAACGGTATCAGCAGAGTGAAAGTCTTCGCGAGCCAGATATAAAGCGGGTGGGCAAGCGGCAAGCCGCTGTCGCCGAGGTGGTCGGCAAACCAGACGCGGTGTTGAAACATCGCGCTGTCCTGCCAGAGCAGTCCGGGCGCGCAGGTCAGACCGTAGAGAATCGCGCCGGCGATGAAAGCGGCCGTGGTGAGTGGAAGTGATGAATCAAAATGCGGCGCGGCGGACGCCGTGCGTGCCTTCGGGCCGGGCGCGGAGATATTTTGTGAGTCAGACATTCACGCCGTGTTGTGCGAGCAGGGCTCGGAGCACAGGTATCGATTGGGTTCGTTCGAGATTCTCGGTTGCCAAAGTGATGCCGAATTCCTGCTCGAGCGCGCCGATCAGGTTGATGTGGTTCAATGAATCCCACGTGTCCACACGTTCGGGGGTGAGGTCGTCGGTGATGGCACTCTCGGGAACCTGAAGAATCGCGGCGACGATAGATCGAAATTTTGATGCGTGTTCCATTGTGCGTCGTTGAAAAGTAGTTCAGCCTTCGTGGGCGGTTAATTGAATCCAGTCCGGAATCGGCTCGACCTGCCGCGATTCCAGTGCGAGTTCCCATAACTCGACTTTGTCGTCTCGTTTGCCCGCAAGAGTCAGGCCGCAACTTCGAAAAAAAACGGCGAACGGTTTGTTCTTCGGTGTTGGCACAAACTCGGCGAGCAGTCTTTTAATGCCCGATTTCTTCGCACGGTCGGCAATCCACTGCAGCAGGGATTGTTCGACGGTACGGCCCAGCACACGGCAACTCATGAGAAACTGCCTGATGGTCCACTCCGCCGCGTCTCGCCGGACGAGCGCCATGCCGATGATGCCATTGTCTCCGAATCGATCGGCGAGGGCAACGGTGACAATCTCGTGTGAACCGTCTGCCATGAACGCGCGGATGTCGTCCTCGGTGCATCGGGTGGTGTGCATGTTGAATTGATTG includes these proteins:
- a CDS encoding serine protein kinase — encoded protein: MPGKNSVYELVDKRLDPQGFREEHWEGTFDEYIDIVMRNPKVARNAFQRIYDMINHFGVERRTKFRREFVKYNFFNDPIDHGDDGIFGLERSLMHLVDFFKSAAQGYGTERRILLLHGPVGSAKSTICRLLKKGIEYYSRLDEGKMYTFAWKLPRGDGEYDIVPCPMHEEPLKLIPMSARREVLAMLNENLPPEQQISVDGDLDPFCRRTFEDLLKRYDGNWRKVMDHVIVKRFLISEKDRRGIGTFQPKDEKNQDSTELTGDINFRKIAEYGSDSDPRAFNFDGELNIANRGMIEFIEALKLDVAFLYDLLGASQEHMIKPKKFAQTHIDEVIIGHTNEPEYKKLQSNELMEAFRDRTIKIDVPYNVVLDDEIKIYEKDFNKERVRGMHIAPHTVEVAAMWAVLTRLEEPKKAGLTRLQKLKLYNGKSIPGFTEDSVRELMEEAPREGMQGISPRYIQDKISNALVSDQGIKEKGINPFMVMNELEGGLSHHSLISDEDLKKEYKELLNVVREEYEDILKSEVQRAISADEDAIRRLASNYIENVRAYTQREKVRNKYTGRDEDPDERLMRSIEEKIDIPDSRKDDFRQEIMNYIGALSLDGKKFDYNTNARLHKALELKLFEDQRDTIKLKNVVSGVVDDETQAKIDVVKQRLIKYFGYNEQSATDVLNYVASIFARGDAKSED
- a CDS encoding DUF2723 domain-containing protein, which produces MSDSQNISAPGPKARTASAAPHFDSSLPLTTAAFIAGAILYGLTCAPGLLWQDSAMFQHRVWFADHLGDSGLPLAHPLYIWLAKTFTLLIPFGDFAWRVNLFSAFVGAASLAVMMHLLINLTRSITVGVIGTIALAVSHTFWTHSVIAEVYNLYALGLLLELWFVQRFLVTNRACWLYSAIFVNGLSVSNHLLALLHAPAYVVLIVSALRSRELSPRQLVPAVVAFVIGSLPYTLLIMDDLATGRGALLVLKESLVGPPDRSQRVLATTFSLARQIVRSVQYFVMNFPTPLLALAPIGFWNLWRRAGNRRFGVFATLIFVVDFVFAFRYLVPDQFVFFTPCYVITALAIASGSIALARGERLNRDDRAEVTAYSDVTFKPAIRFMLTAFALMPVAIYVLAPFALDRFKIDIGAKRDIPYRDTLRYFIQPWKNGETSATRFAEAAFAIAQPDGLIYADTTIKNVLVYYRDIVGRYPGVTLTTGHDTIPLPPVIDRTPEAVEPFVLAGKAFVCSDLPDYVPLWMRERFRLIPSGILFRIVPREQP
- a CDS encoding acyl carrier protein, with protein sequence MEHASKFRSIVAAILQVPESAITDDLTPERVDTWDSLNHINLIGALEQEFGITLATENLERTQSIPVLRALLAQHGVNV